One Halobacterium wangiae genomic window, GAGGGTGGACAGTTCGTCGCGTTCGCGGACGAGTCGGTCGTCGCCACCCTCGACGGCGACGACCGCTGGTCGTGGTCGGGAGTTGTACTGTGAGACCATCTCGATGCCGTAGGCGCCCGCGTTGCCGACCGCGAGCAGGTCGCCGCGCTCCGGGTGCGGGAGCCGACGGTCCTCGGCGAGCACGTCCGTGCTCTCGCAGATGGGGCCGACGACGCTCACCAGGTCCTCGTCGCGGTCGGCCGCGTCGGCGTCGAGCGACCGGACCTCGTGGTGGGCGCCGTAGAGCGCGGGGCGCAGCAGCGTCGTCATCCCGGCGTCGACGCCGGCGAGCGTCGCGCCGTCGGTTGGCTTGACGGTGTTCACCTCGGTCAGCAGGACGCCCGCGTCGGCGACGAGGTAGCGTCCCGGTTCGACGACGATGGCCGCGTCGACGTCCGCGAGCACGTCACGGGTCGTCGCCGCCACGGACTCGAGGTCGAGCGGTTCCTCCTGGGGGTGGTACGGGACGCCGAAGCCGCCGCCGACGTCCACGAACGAGAGGTCGACCGGCGACTCACGGGCTACTTCGACGAGACGCTCGACGACCTCGCGGTGGGACGCGACGTCGCTCTCGTCGAGCATGCCGCTGCCGACGTGGGCGTGGATGCCGACGACGTCGAACCCTCGTTCGGCCGCCTCTCCGAGGACGCTGGCGGCCTCGTCGTGGGGGACGCCGAACTTCGCGTCCGCACCGGTCGCCACGTCGGCGCTGTGGCCCGCGCCGACCCCCGGGTGGACACGGAGTGCGAGACGGCCGGCGAAGCCGCGTTCGGCGAGTCTGTCGATGGTGTCCCGGGCGCCGACGACGAACGTCGCCTCGGGTGCCGCGTCGAGCACGTAGTCGAGGTCCGCGTCCGGCGGGTTGACCGCGGTGTAGTGTACCTCCCGGGGGTCGTAGCCCGCCTCGATAGCGCGGAACACCTCGCCGGCGGCGGCGCACTCCGCGCTCGCGCCGGCCTCGCGGAGCGCCCGGAGGACCGCGCGGCCCGCGTTCGCCTTGACCGCGTAGTGGACGTCGGCGTCCGGGAACGCGGCGGCGACGCGGTCGAAGTTCTGGCGGGTGCGGTCGAGGTCCTGCACGTACAGCGGCGTGCCGTACTCGTCGGCCAGCGCCCGTAGCTCCGCGGCCGACCAGTCGGCGAGCCGTCGTACGGCAGGATTCGACGTCACGACCTGAGTACCTCCTCGCGCTGCGTGGCGTCCAGCGTCTCCGCTTCGAGGTCCAGCGCCACCACCGCGGGCTTGTACGCGCCGCCATCGAAGAGGTCGTGTTCGCCGACGCTCGACTCGACGAACCGCGTGAACGCCCGGCGCTCGGGCGGCAGTTCGCCGTACAGTACCTCCTCCTCGACGAGGTCGTAGACGGGGATGCGCGGGGTCAGCAGCGTGTTCTCGCCGACGACGGAGTCGTGGCCGACGACGAACCCGGAGGTGACCCGGCAGCCAGCGCCCAGCGAGACGTTGTCCTCGACGACGACGGGCGCGTCCTCGACGGGTTCGAGCACGCCGCCGATGAGCGTGTTCGCGCCGAGCTTCACGTCCTCGCCGATCTGCGCGCAGGAGCCGACCGTGTCACAGGAGTCGACGAGCGTGCCGTCGCCGACGTGCGCGCCGACGTTGACGAACGCCGGGGACATCACGATGCAGTCCGCGCCGACGTGCGCGCCGCGCCGGAGGACGGTGCCGTCGGGCGTGTTCCGGGTGCCGCGTTCGAAGAGGTCGTCCGTGCGGCGCAGCGGGAGCACGTCGTGGTAGGTCACGTCGCCGTACTCACGCGGCTGCGTCTCGCGGAGCGCGAAGTTCAGTAGCACGCCGCGCTTCACCCACTCGACGGCCTCCCACTCTCCGTTCTCCTTCCGTGCGGCGCGCACCTCGCCGGCTTCCAGGGCGTCGAGGAAGGCGTCGAGCGTGTCCGCGTCGTCGGCCGTCGCGGTGTCCGCACTCACGTCGCCCGCGTCGTGTCGCCGCCAGAGGTCGCGTACGTCGTCTTCGAGACTCATAGGTCCGCAGCCACCTCCTCGAAGCGGTAGAAGCCGGCTGGCTGGTCGGCCAGCCACGCGGCGGCGTCGAGCGCGCCCGCGGCGAACACCCGCCGACTCCCGGCGCGGTGCGTGAGTTCGAGTGACTCCTCGTTGCCGGCGAGCAGCGCCTCGTGCTCCCCGGTCACGTCGCCCGCTCGCCGCGCGTGGACGCCGATTTCGCCGTCTTCACGGGGCTGGTCCCCGACCCGGCCGTGGACGCGTTCGCTCTTCCCGCGAGTCTGGTCGATACGCTCCAGCAGCACGTTCGCCGTGCCACTCGGAGCGTCCCGCTTCCCGCTGTGGTGGGTCTCGGTGACCTCCACGTCGTACTCGGGGAGCGCTGACACCGCGGCCTCCACGGCGTCCAGCAGCGCCTGCACGCCGCGGGAGAAGTTCGCGCCGTGGAGGACGGGGATGTCCTCGCCGGCGTCTCGGAGCGCCGCTCGCTGGTCTTCGTCGAAGCCGGTCGTCCCGACGACGATCGGGACGCCGGCGTCTGCTGCTGCACTCACGTGCGCCACGCTCGCGTCCGGCACAGTAAAGTCTACGACCGCGTCAGGATTTCGCGAGACCAGCAACTCGGCGACGTCGTCTGCCGCGTCTAGGTCGCCGGCAGGGTCGCGGGACGCCGTGAACGCCACCTCGTCGCCGCGCTCCGCTGCGACCTCGCGGACGGTTCGTCCCATCCGGCCGGTCGCGCCTGTGACGCCCACTCTCATACGGAGAGCTCTCGTTCGGCGAGGTCGTTCAGCGCCTCCCGGAGCGGGGCCCAGTGGTCCTCGGAGAGCGGTGTGAGTGGCGAGCGGTAGTTCGCCGGGCCGTGACCGCGGAGCTCTTGGGCGGCCTTCACCGGGATCGGGTTCGACTCGGCGAACAGCGCGCGATTGAGCGGTTCGAGCTCCTGGTGGCGCCGTCGGGCGGTCTCGAAGTCGCCGTCGAGGGCCGAGTGGACGAGGTCGCCGACGCGCTCGGGTTCGACGTTCGCGGTCACGCTGACGGTGCCGCGCCCGCCGACCGAGATGATCGGGAGCGTCAGGCCGTCGTCGCCGGAGAGCACCGAGAACTCCTCGTCGGCGGTGCGCTCAACGATTTCGCTGACGCGACCCACGTCGCCGCTGGCGGCCTTGTAGCCGATTATGTTCTCGTGGCGCGCCAGTTCGACGGCGGAGTCCACCTCGATGGTGCGGCCCGTCCGGGACGGGACGTTGTAGAGGACCTGCGGGACGTCGACGCGGTCCGCGATCTCGCGGTAGTGAGCGACCATCCCGGCGGGTTCGGGGCGGTTGTAGTACGGCGAGATGAGGAGGAGCGCGTCCGCGCCGGCGTCCACGGAGCGGCCCGCGAGGCCGACCGCCTCGTGGGTGGAGTTGCTGCCCGCGCCGGCGATCACTGGGACGTCGCCGTCGGCCGCGTCGACCACAGCCTCGACCACTTCGACGTGTTCGTCGTGGGTGAGGGTGGCGCTCTCGCCGGTAGTGCCGACGGGGACGAGGCCGTCGACGCCACCGTCGACGAGGCGGCGGGTGTGGTCGTGGAGTCGGTCGAAGTCGATGCTTCCGTCGTCGGTCAACGGCGTCGTCATCGCGGGGTAGACGCCGTCGAGGGGTGTCGTGAGTTCCATGTTGAGTGCTGTGGGGTGTCTGGTAGGCGGGCCGTACTGCCAACGGCGGCCCGACACGGGAGCGCTACGCCCGCGTCGAACCTAGTGGTCGGCTGTGCGGCGTTTACCCGAGAAGGAGACGGCGCTCCCCGAGGCGGCGAACTGAGCGTCGGGAGCGCCAATCATACCTCTCACTGGGGACCACAGGGGTAAAATCCTGTCGTCACGGTCATCCTCTGCCGACGCCACCGCCGACCGCTCGCCATCGGGGGTTTTTTGCCCCGTCTGGACCGAGTAGTTGTGGATGCTCGTCCTCGGCGACGCTCACGCGGACACGCACGACAGACGGCGCTCGCTGTTCGCCGCCTACCGCGCGGCAGACGCGGCCGTCGCACTCCAGGCCGGGGACCTGATGTACTACGACCTCCCGATTCCGACTTACTTCATCGGCGGCAACAACGAGGACTTCGACGTCGTCGAGTCGCTCCGCCACGGCCGCGTCGAGAGCGACGACGTGTCGAACGCCGTGCTCCTCCACAGCACCGCCGAGACCGTCGAGGGACTCCGGGTAGCCGGCCTCTCGGGCAACTACGCGCCGACGCAGTTCGAGAAGGAGCGGACGATGCTGCGCGGGGACCGGCGCCGCCACTTCGTCCGCGAGGACGTCGAACGCGCGAAGGAACTCGACGACGTGGACGTGTTCCTCGCCCACGAGGCGCCCCACGGCCTCCCGGTCACCGAGGAGTACGACGTCGGTTGCAAGTACATCGACGAACTGCTGGACGTTCTCGAACCCGACCTCTGTCTCGTCGGCCACCACCACGAGCACGTCGAGTCGACGTACGGCGAGACGCGCGTCCTCTCGCTCGCGCCAGCGTGGGAGTCCTACTACCGCCTCGACCCCGACACCCTCGCCGTCTCCCGACACGACACGCCGTCGGCGTGACTGTCGCGTACTTTCATTACGGGTCGAACCCGAGGAGGAGTATGGCTCCGATTCAGGACGCCCAGCGCGTCGCGGTTCTCGCAGACTCCCAGAACCTCTACCACTCCGCACAGAGCGTCTACTCCCGGAACATCGACTACGGCTCGCTACTCGAGAAGGCAGTGCAGGGCCGCCAGCTCACTCGCGCCATCGCCTACGTCATCCGGGCGCAGGCCGAGGACGAGGACCGGTTCTTCGAGGCGCTCCTCGACATCGGCTTCGAGACGAAGATCAAGGACATCAAGACGTTCGGCGACGGCTCGAAGAAGGCCGACTGGGACGTCGGGATGAGCCTCGACGCCGTCTCGCTGGCCGACCACGTCGACACGGTCGTCCTCTGTACGGGCGACGGCGACTTCTCGCGGCTCTGCAGTCACCTCCGCCACGAGGGCGTCCGCGTCGAGGTCATGGCGTTCGGGGAGTCGGCGGCCGACGAACTCGTCGAAGTCGCGGACTCGTTCATCGACCTCAGCGAACGAGAAGAGACGTTCCTGCTCTAGACCATCCGGCCGTCCGAGCCGGTGCTCCCCATCAGCAGGGACCCGGCCGCCAGACCGCTCGTCGCCAGTCCGGAGACGGCGAGTAGGGTCGCCGTCGCGTTCGGGTTGAGTCCGGAGTAGAACAGTAGTGCGGCACTAACCAGCAGTAGGACGCCCGCAATCCCGATCTTCATCGTGTCGCTCATGGAGTGCCGTTGCAGCCGACGGTACATAAGCTCATCCAAACCGTCGACCCGAAGCGGCTTTACGCACGGATGGCCGACCGGAACCTATGCAGGACGCGGACGTCGAGTCGCTCCGCACGGTCGCGGACTACCAGTTCGCCGCGGGAGCCGGTACCGCGCTGTTCCCCGAGGACGGCCACCTCGAAGTACGGCGCTCGAGCACCGGCCGTCCACAGCAGGTCGCTCGCGGTGACGGCGGGCGACTCGTCTCGGTCGGCCTCGACGGCCGGTTCACGCTCGGTACCGCCGGCGGCCAGCGCCTCGTCGACGCACTCCCTCACCCGGTCGCTCGCGTCGTCGTCGGCGACGACAGCGAGCCGTTCGTCCGGGAGGGGAAGAACGTGTTCGCGAAGTTCGTCCAGGCGGTCGACCCGGCGGTTCGGGCCGACGACGAGGTCGCGGTCGTCCACGAGTCGGGCGCCCTCCTGGCGGTCGGTCGGGCAGAACTCGACGCGCAGTCGATGCTGGACTTTGAGACGGGGATGGCCGTGATGGTGCGCTCCGGAGTCGACCCGGAGCAGTGAACAGCTGGCCGTAGCAGGTTGGGCCCGGCGAGACGACGCCAGACCGGCGAGCGGTTCGCCATTCTTTTCTTCCCGCGACGCGACCGTCCGCGTATGTTTGGTGGAGGCGGCATGAACCCACGGAAGATGAAACAGATGATGGAACAGATGGGCATCGACGTCGACGAGATCGACGCCACCGAGGTGGTCATCAAGCGTGCGGACGGCAACGAGATCGTGTTCTCGGACCCCGACGTGACGAAGATGGACGCCCGCGGTCAGGAGACCTACCAGATCATCGGCGAACCCAGCGAGCGGGAGGGTGCGGCCGAGGTCGAGTCCGGTGACGACGGCGGGGCGGCCGACGAAGCGATCCCGCAGGGCGACGTCGACATCGTCGCCCAGCGCACGGGCGCCAGCGAGGACGAGGCCCGGGAGGCACTGGAGGCCACCGACGGCGACCTCGCGGCGGCCATCGACCAGCTGGAGTGATTCTGCTCGTCCGCGGCGACCGGGAGTTCCTCGTGGCGCCGGGCGAAGAGCTGCACACCGACCTCGGCGTCGTCGAGGTGCCAGCCGACCCGACGTCCGGCGACACCGTCGAGTCCCACCTGGGCGAGCCGTTCACGGTCCGGAAGCTGCGCGGCCCGGACCTGTTCAACCACCTGGAGCGAACGGGTGCGCCGATGATGCCCAAGGACATCGGGCTGGTCGTCGGCCACACCGGCGCCGCCGCCGGGGACCGCGTGCTCGACGCCGGCACGGGAACGGGTGTGCTCGCTGCGTACCTCGGCCGCCTCGGCGCGGACGTCCTGACCTTCGAGCGGGACGCCGAGTTCGCCGACGTCGCTCGCGAGAACATGGAGCTCGCGGAGGTCGCGGACACGGTCGAGGTACGGACCGGTGACGTCACCGAACACCTCGAGGACCTCTCCGGGTTCGACCTCCTCACCCTCGACACGCAGAACGCGCCCGAGGTCGTGGCGAACGCTCCCGACATGCTCGTCTCGGGCGGCTACGTCGCCGTCTACTCGCCGTTCGTCGAGAACGCCCGCGAGACGGAACTGACTGCGCGGGAGGTCGGCCTTGCGGACGTCGAGACGGTCGAGACGATCCAGCGCCGGCTGGACATCGACGACCGCGGCTCCCGGCCCTCGACGGCCGGCGTGGGCCACACCGGCTACCTGCTGTTCGCGCGCAAGCCCTGAGCTGTCCGGCGACTCTCCTCCGGGGCGGCTCGCCGCCTCGCCGCATCCACCGCCCCCACTCCTCCTCAGTACATGGCCGTCGCTGGTCGCGTTCTGGTAGATAAAGATTCGCGGGCGGCCTAGTTGTCGTCCTCGCGCCAGCGGTGCTCGCACTCCGTACAGATGAAGAATCGCGTCTCGGACTCGTCCGCCGAGCGGATCTGCTGCATGTACCAGTGTGCCTCGTCGTTCTCGCAGTTCGGGCAGACGACCGTCGTCTTCGGCAGGCCCTTGTCCTGGGCGTCGCTGACGTCGACGATCTCGGTCTCCTCCTGCCCCTCGGTGACGACGTAGGACGCGTCCGGGTCCTTCGGCTGCTTGCTCCCACAGCTCCCACAGACCCAGAGCCCGTCCTCGGCTTTCATCATCGAGCCGCACTCGTCGCAGAATTCCATGCCCGTCGTTTCTCGTCGCCGCAGTTAAGCGCCGTGTTTCACCCTTCGCCCTCCGACTGCCCGGGTTCGCCGACGGCTTCCGTCGGGAGGTTGTTGTAGATCTCGGACTCGAGGTCGTCGCGACTCACGAACACGTCCTCCTGGGACCGCTCGAGGACGTCGACGAACGGTTCCTCGCCGTCCGCGTAGCGTAACACGACGTCCTCGAACGTGGCCTGGGCGTCCTCGTGGGACGCGGGGTACGAGAGCGCCTCGAGCTCGGCGGACAGGTGGTTGAGTTTGACCTCGCGTGCCATGTCGTGTGGTACCACTCCGACACCCCTAACTGTTTCCCGGCCAACGTGGCCGAACCCCGAACGGTAAACCGGGGTGGCGACGTAGGCCCTGCCGATGGCGCTGTTCGACACGGACCGACGCGTGCTGGTACTGGCGCTGGCGCGGATGGCCGACGCCGTGGGCAACTCCTTCCTCATCGTCGTGCTCCCCGCGTACATCGGCGCACACGGCCGCGTCGCGGTCGACCAGTACACCGGACAGCTCGCCGTCCTCGGCGTCGACCTGCTGGTCGTCACGCCGTCCCTGCTCGTCGGTGTCGTGCTCTCGGCGTTCGGCTTCCTCAACAGCTTCCTCCAGCCGTTCACGGGGCGCGCGTCGGACCGCGCGGGCAAACGCAAGGTGTTCATCCTCGCCGGTCTGGCGCTCCTCGGTGTCGCCTCCGGGAGCTACGCACTGGTCTCGGACTACCGGCTCGTGATCGTGTTGCGCGCGCTGCAGGGCATCGGTGCCGCACTCACCATCCCCGCCACGGTCGCGCTCGTGAACGAACTCGCGACGACCGACACCCGGGGCAACAACTTCGGCGTGTTCAACACGTTCCGCCTCATCGGCTTCGGCTTCGGTCCCGTGGTCGCCGGGTTCGTGCTCACGCGGTACGGCTTCGACGCCGCGTTCGGGGTCGCCGTCGTCGGCGCGTTCCTCAGCTTCCTGCTCGTCAGCTTCCTCGTCTCCGACGTCGAGGAGACCCGGGCGAAGGCGGGCGAGGACCTCTCGATAGCGGTCCGCGGCGACAGCGGCCTGCTCGACCCCGTGTTCGCGCTCGGCGTCGCCACCGTCTGCATGGGGATCACCATCTCGCTGTTCGCCACGCTCGAACCGATCATCAACGAGCGACTCGGCCAGGACAACGTGCTGTTCGGCCTGGAGTTCGGGACGGTCGTCATCGCCAACGTCCTGTTCCAGGTGCCGATCGGCCGCGCGAGCGACCGGTACGGTCGCCGCCCGTTCCTCGTCGGTGGGTTCCTCCTCCTCATTCCCGCGACGCTCGCCCAGGGGTACGCGCTCACGCCCGCGACGATGATCGTCTCGCGGTTCCTGCAGGGCGTCGCGGTCGCAGCGGTGTTCGCGCCGTCGCTCGCGGTCGCCGGTGACCTCGCGAGGGAGGGCGAGTCCGGGACGACGCTGTCCATCCTCACGATGGGGTTCGGCCTCGGCACCGCGATCGGGCCGCTGGCGTCGGGCTACCTGGTGCGCTTCGGCTTCGTCACGCCGTTCGCGGTCGGCGCCGTACTCGCGGCCGCCGCGCTGGTCGTCGTCTACTCGCAGGTCCAGGAGACCCTCGTCGACCCGCAGCCGATCCGCGCGGTTCCCGGCGACTGAACTGTCCTACTCGAACTTTGGGTCGCGGTCCTCGAGGAACGCCGCCATCCCCTCGCGCTGGTCGTGGCTGCCGAACAGCCCCGCCCAGGTGCGACGCTCGAAGTCGAGACCCGCTTCCAGCGTCGTCTCGTGGCTCTGGTTGATCGCCTCTTTGGCGGCCTGGAGCGCGGTCGCGGGCTGTGCGGCGAGTTCGGCCGCGAGTTCGTCGACGTACTCGCGGAGTTCGTCGTGGGCGAGTACCTCGCCGACGAGTCCCTCCTCGTGTGCGTCCGTGGCGTCGAGGCGGTCGCCGAAGTAGACGAGTCGACGCGCCGTCTCGTCGTCGACGAGTCGCGGGAGCCGCTGGGTGGCGCCCCAGCCCGGGATGATGCCGAGGTCGATCTCGGTCTGGCCGAGCACCGCGCGCTCGGAGGCCACGCGGAGGTCGCAGGCGAGCGCGAGTTCCATCCCGCCGCCGAACGCGTAGCCGTTGATGCAGGCGATGGCGGGCGCCGGGAACGACTCGATGGCGTTCGCCACTGAGTGACCGAGGTCGGCGTACTCCTCGGCCTCCTGGACGTCCATCTCGGCCATGTAGGAGATGTCCGCGCCCGCGACGAACGCCTTCTCGCCGGCGCCGGTGAGCACGAGCGCTCGGGCGTCGGCGTCTTCGGCTTCCTCGATGGCGTCGTCGAGTGCCTCCAGCGTCTCCACGTTCAGCGCGTTGAGGCTGTCCGGTCGGTCCACGGTGACGGTCGCGACGTCGTCTTCGACGTCCAGTTGGACGGTGTCTGCCATGTTCACAGCGACGGCGAGAACCGACATAATCTCCGGGGGTACGGAGCGGCGGCTGTTCGGATATCGACCGTTGGTTGCCGGTAGCGAGTGGGGCAGGCGACACCCTGGTGGATTGAAAGGGCGAGGTGCTGTCGGCGACGTCCGACGAAGCAAGCACCGCAGCGAACGAAGTGAGCGAGGAGCACAGCAAGGCGCACGAGCCGACAGCGCCGAGGGCTTTCAGTTGGTGCCGTCACTCGATACTACTGCGCGACGTCCGTCTCTACGTACTCCCCGCCTCTTCGCAAGCCCGAAATACCACGCGGGTGAACTGACTCCCATGACCCTCTCCGAGGAGGACCGCGAGCGGCTGGCGGACATCGTGGAACTCCAGCCCACGAAGAACGGGGACCTGCAGGACCGCTGGGGGATGGAGAGCGGCAGCGACGTCCACCAGTACCTCGAAGGCGAACTGCGAGACTACTACTACCGCGACGAGAACAGCCTGATCCGAGCGACCGCGGAGGCCGCCACGCTCGTCGGCGCGGAACCGGAGGACGGCGAGGCGCCGGCCGTCCACATGTCCGAGAACGAGCGTCGCGTGTTCGCGGTCATCGCGGGGCCCGACGAGCGCGCGGAGAGCGTCGTCTCCGTGCTCCACTCGGTCCGCGACGAGTTCGACGCGCCGGAGACCGAGGCCGCCGACGTCCGCCGTGCGCTCCAGACGCTCAAGCGCAAGGGTATCGTCGAAGTCGAGCACCGGACGGTCCCGACGTACAAGCTCGCCGTCCCCCGCGACGAAGTCAACGTCGAGGACGACGAGGACGACTGACGCCGGAGCAGAGTAGAGCGCCGAAACGACTACCGCCGACGCTGCTCACCGCTGGCGCTGTCTCCGTTCTTCGAGCACGTCACGGATTCCCGAGCCGGGGCCGCCCTTCAGCGGCCACCCCTGCTGTCGCCACGCGGGCGGTTCGGGCTCGTACTCCCGGCACGACCCGGAGCACTCCGCGGCGGTCTGCTCGCGGTCCTTCGCGCCGCAGTACGGGACGTAACCGTGCTCGGCGCGTTTCACGGCGAAGTGCCGGCAGTCCGGGCGCATTGTGTCGAGGTACGACCGCCAGCCGCGCTCGTAGGCCCGCTCGGCGATCTCGAGGCGTTTCTCGGCCTTCCACTCGGCGTCGACGTACTCGAAGGTCGCCGCGGACTGGTCGAACTCGCCGCCACTCGGGCGCTCGGTGATGCGGGTGCCCGCGCCGTCCGTGTCGAGCGAGCGCGGGTGCCACTCGACTGACGCCTCGCCGCCGTCGAAGACGAGGATGCCCGCCTCGACGGGCATCTCCTGGAGGAGCGCGCGCTCGACGCGCTCTCCGTCGCTCTGCGTCGCCAGCCACACCTCGTCGGCCAGCGACAGCGCCACGTCGCGCTCCAGTTGGTCGGCCAGGGCGTCCGCCGCCGACGCGTCTAGGTCGGGTTTGTTCTCCACGGCGACGATGCGCTCCACCCAGTCGGGGTAGGCCCACTTCCGCCGGAGCTCTATCCTGTTCCCGTTCTTCCTGGTCTCGACGACGCCGCGGTCGCCCGCCCGGTGGACGGCCTCGCGGACGTACCGCCACGGGTAGCCCGGGTAGGGGAGCACGTCCCGGTAGAACTGCCAGTCTGCGGGCGCGTTCCGGACGACGTGGAGGAGGTCGGAGTCGAGT contains:
- the lysA gene encoding diaminopimelate decarboxylase; amino-acid sequence: MTSNPAVRRLADWSAAELRALADEYGTPLYVQDLDRTRQNFDRVAAAFPDADVHYAVKANAGRAVLRALREAGASAECAAAGEVFRAIEAGYDPREVHYTAVNPPDADLDYVLDAAPEATFVVGARDTIDRLAERGFAGRLALRVHPGVGAGHSADVATGADAKFGVPHDEAASVLGEAAERGFDVVGIHAHVGSGMLDESDVASHREVVERLVEVARESPVDLSFVDVGGGFGVPYHPQEEPLDLESVAATTRDVLADVDAAIVVEPGRYLVADAGVLLTEVNTVKPTDGATLAGVDAGMTTLLRPALYGAHHEVRSLDADAADRDEDLVSVVGPICESTDVLAEDRRLPHPERGDLLAVGNAGAYGIEMVSQYNSRPRPAVVAVEGGDDRLVRERDELSTLTAPER
- a CDS encoding 2,3,4,5-tetrahydropyridine-2,6-dicarboxylate N-succinyltransferase translates to MSLEDDVRDLWRRHDAGDVSADTATADDADTLDAFLDALEAGEVRAARKENGEWEAVEWVKRGVLLNFALRETQPREYGDVTYHDVLPLRRTDDLFERGTRNTPDGTVLRRGAHVGADCIVMSPAFVNVGAHVGDGTLVDSCDTVGSCAQIGEDVKLGANTLIGGVLEPVEDAPVVVEDNVSLGAGCRVTSGFVVGHDSVVGENTLLTPRIPVYDLVEEEVLYGELPPERRAFTRFVESSVGEHDLFDGGAYKPAVVALDLEAETLDATQREEVLRS
- the dapB gene encoding 4-hydroxy-tetrahydrodipicolinate reductase, with the protein product MRVGVTGATGRMGRTVREVAAERGDEVAFTASRDPAGDLDAADDVAELLVSRNPDAVVDFTVPDASVAHVSAAADAGVPIVVGTTGFDEDQRAALRDAGEDIPVLHGANFSRGVQALLDAVEAAVSALPEYDVEVTETHHSGKRDAPSGTANVLLERIDQTRGKSERVHGRVGDQPREDGEIGVHARRAGDVTGEHEALLAGNEESLELTHRAGSRRVFAAGALDAAAWLADQPAGFYRFEEVAADL
- the dapA gene encoding 4-hydroxy-tetrahydrodipicolinate synthase, with translation MELTTPLDGVYPAMTTPLTDDGSIDFDRLHDHTRRLVDGGVDGLVPVGTTGESATLTHDEHVEVVEAVVDAADGDVPVIAGAGSNSTHEAVGLAGRSVDAGADALLLISPYYNRPEPAGMVAHYREIADRVDVPQVLYNVPSRTGRTIEVDSAVELARHENIIGYKAASGDVGRVSEIVERTADEEFSVLSGDDGLTLPIISVGGRGTVSVTANVEPERVGDLVHSALDGDFETARRRHQELEPLNRALFAESNPIPVKAAQELRGHGPANYRSPLTPLSEDHWAPLREALNDLAERELSV
- a CDS encoding metallophosphoesterase family protein — encoded protein: MLVLGDAHADTHDRRRSLFAAYRAADAAVALQAGDLMYYDLPIPTYFIGGNNEDFDVVESLRHGRVESDDVSNAVLLHSTAETVEGLRVAGLSGNYAPTQFEKERTMLRGDRRRHFVREDVERAKELDDVDVFLAHEAPHGLPVTEEYDVGCKYIDELLDVLEPDLCLVGHHHEHVESTYGETRVLSLAPAWESYYRLDPDTLAVSRHDTPSA
- a CDS encoding NYN domain-containing protein translates to MAPIQDAQRVAVLADSQNLYHSAQSVYSRNIDYGSLLEKAVQGRQLTRAIAYVIRAQAEDEDRFFEALLDIGFETKIKDIKTFGDGSKKADWDVGMSLDAVSLADHVDTVVLCTGDGDFSRLCSHLRHEGVRVEVMAFGESAADELVEVADSFIDLSEREETFLL
- a CDS encoding PUA domain-containing protein, which produces MQDADVESLRTVADYQFAAGAGTALFPEDGHLEVRRSSTGRPQQVARGDGGRLVSVGLDGRFTLGTAGGQRLVDALPHPVARVVVGDDSEPFVREGKNVFAKFVQAVDPAVRADDEVAVVHESGALLAVGRAELDAQSMLDFETGMAVMVRSGVDPEQ
- a CDS encoding nascent polypeptide-associated complex protein, whose amino-acid sequence is MFGGGGMNPRKMKQMMEQMGIDVDEIDATEVVIKRADGNEIVFSDPDVTKMDARGQETYQIIGEPSEREGAAEVESGDDGGAADEAIPQGDVDIVAQRTGASEDEAREALEATDGDLAAAIDQLE
- a CDS encoding tRNA (adenine-N1)-methyltransferase yields the protein MILLVRGDREFLVAPGEELHTDLGVVEVPADPTSGDTVESHLGEPFTVRKLRGPDLFNHLERTGAPMMPKDIGLVVGHTGAAAGDRVLDAGTGTGVLAAYLGRLGADVLTFERDAEFADVARENMELAEVADTVEVRTGDVTEHLEDLSGFDLLTLDTQNAPEVVANAPDMLVSGGYVAVYSPFVENARETELTAREVGLADVETVETIQRRLDIDDRGSRPSTAGVGHTGYLLFARKP
- a CDS encoding transcription factor S encodes the protein MEFCDECGSMMKAEDGLWVCGSCGSKQPKDPDASYVVTEGQEETEIVDVSDAQDKGLPKTTVVCPNCENDEAHWYMQQIRSADESETRFFICTECEHRWREDDN
- a CDS encoding DUF5789 family protein, which produces MAREVKLNHLSAELEALSYPASHEDAQATFEDVVLRYADGEEPFVDVLERSQEDVFVSRDDLESEIYNNLPTEAVGEPGQSEGEG
- a CDS encoding MFS transporter codes for the protein MALFDTDRRVLVLALARMADAVGNSFLIVVLPAYIGAHGRVAVDQYTGQLAVLGVDLLVVTPSLLVGVVLSAFGFLNSFLQPFTGRASDRAGKRKVFILAGLALLGVASGSYALVSDYRLVIVLRALQGIGAALTIPATVALVNELATTDTRGNNFGVFNTFRLIGFGFGPVVAGFVLTRYGFDAAFGVAVVGAFLSFLLVSFLVSDVEETRAKAGEDLSIAVRGDSGLLDPVFALGVATVCMGITISLFATLEPIINERLGQDNVLFGLEFGTVVIANVLFQVPIGRASDRYGRRPFLVGGFLLLIPATLAQGYALTPATMIVSRFLQGVAVAAVFAPSLAVAGDLAREGESGTTLSILTMGFGLGTAIGPLASGYLVRFGFVTPFAVGAVLAAAALVVVYSQVQETLVDPQPIRAVPGD
- a CDS encoding enoyl-CoA hydratase/isomerase family protein, giving the protein MADTVQLDVEDDVATVTVDRPDSLNALNVETLEALDDAIEEAEDADARALVLTGAGEKAFVAGADISYMAEMDVQEAEEYADLGHSVANAIESFPAPAIACINGYAFGGGMELALACDLRVASERAVLGQTEIDLGIIPGWGATQRLPRLVDDETARRLVYFGDRLDATDAHEEGLVGEVLAHDELREYVDELAAELAAQPATALQAAKEAINQSHETTLEAGLDFERRTWAGLFGSHDQREGMAAFLEDRDPKFE
- a CDS encoding DUF5797 family protein, which gives rise to MTLSEEDRERLADIVELQPTKNGDLQDRWGMESGSDVHQYLEGELRDYYYRDENSLIRATAEAATLVGAEPEDGEAPAVHMSENERRVFAVIAGPDERAESVVSVLHSVRDEFDAPETEAADVRRALQTLKRKGIVEVEHRTVPTYKLAVPRDEVNVEDDEDD